The Providencia sp. PROV188 genome includes a region encoding these proteins:
- a CDS encoding helix-turn-helix domain-containing protein, protein MEMERYKYSLEIGQRIKSLRLQNGWSGEVLGKITGISQQQISRFERGINRLDVESLVKFANAFNVSIAVLLSDYDKAIYEKNIFIANSIVI, encoded by the coding sequence ATGGAAATGGAAAGATATAAATACTCATTGGAAATTGGTCAAAGAATTAAATCACTCAGATTACAAAATGGTTGGAGTGGTGAAGTGTTAGGAAAGATAACAGGAATAAGCCAACAGCAAATCTCGCGTTTCGAACGAGGAATAAATAGACTTGATGTTGAATCATTAGTTAAATTTGCCAATGCATTTAATGTGAGCATCGCAGTTTTATTATCAGATTATGATAAGGCAATTTATGAAAAAAACATATTCATTGCAAATTCTATAGTTATTTAG
- a CDS encoding fimbrial protein codes for MKKSLLVLLVTSSISASVMAENGVITFNGEITATTCDISSSEGSKDFTVTLPKVSTTALANAGDIAGVTQFDLLLSNCTSNVAVAANFENTTNTDTSNGNLNPTQGPAGVQIRLADAAGTQAVVNGGVAGQTTIVSGSATLPFQAYYFAKTPVTNAGVVVAQVNYSITYP; via the coding sequence ATGAAAAAATCTCTTTTAGTTTTGTTAGTTACATCTTCAATTTCGGCATCAGTTATGGCTGAAAATGGTGTTATTACTTTTAATGGTGAAATTACTGCAACAACTTGCGATATCTCTTCAAGTGAGGGCAGCAAAGATTTCACTGTTACCTTACCTAAAGTCTCAACAACGGCGTTAGCAAATGCTGGGGATATTGCCGGTGTAACACAGTTTGATTTGCTATTATCAAATTGTACTTCAAACGTCGCTGTAGCAGCCAACTTTGAAAATACAACAAATACGGATACTAGCAATGGAAATTTAAATCCAACACAAGGTCCTGCGGGTGTCCAAATTCGTTTAGCTGATGCTGCAGGTACGCAGGCTGTAGTTAATGGCGGTGTAGCAGGACAGACAACTATTGTTAGCGGTAGTGCAACATTACCATTCCAAGCTTACTATTTTGCTAAAACCCCGGTTACTAACGCAGGTGTTGTTGTAGCACAAGTGAACTATTCAATTACATACCCATAA
- a CDS encoding fimbrial biogenesis chaperone, which translates to MITQASIRNKIILFFSLFAISTSIYASVIINGTRVVYNENSKSKIVQLVNENKWPALVQVWLDNGNPDEPPENIKTPFAITPPIFKMGSNSGQNLRITYLGEPLPKNKESIYYLNILEVPPENEDAIEKQQNTMQIAIRTRIKLFFRPEGIGMPALINEKLKFSFEKSEKGNRVLVKNDSPWYVTLQDITISNNSKKLKLENNMVAPFSTISLGNENGNSIPNEFLNSKKMNYSVINDYGGVDSYESNI; encoded by the coding sequence ATGATAACTCAAGCATCAATCAGAAATAAAATTATTTTATTTTTCTCATTATTTGCTATATCAACATCGATTTATGCTAGTGTGATTATAAATGGCACTCGCGTGGTTTATAATGAAAACTCTAAAAGTAAAATTGTACAACTCGTTAATGAAAATAAATGGCCAGCACTTGTTCAAGTGTGGTTGGATAATGGTAACCCCGATGAGCCGCCTGAAAATATTAAAACACCATTTGCTATTACTCCACCTATTTTTAAAATGGGATCAAACTCAGGACAAAATTTACGCATAACCTATCTTGGTGAACCATTACCTAAAAATAAAGAATCCATCTATTATTTAAATATATTAGAAGTTCCACCAGAAAATGAAGATGCGATTGAAAAACAACAAAATACCATGCAAATTGCGATTAGGACGAGAATAAAATTATTTTTTAGACCCGAAGGGATTGGTATGCCTGCGTTAATAAATGAAAAGCTCAAATTTTCATTTGAGAAATCAGAGAAAGGTAATAGGGTTTTAGTAAAAAATGATTCACCATGGTATGTTACTTTACAGGATATTACCATTTCGAATAATTCAAAAAAATTAAAATTAGAAAATAATATGGTGGCGCCATTCTCAACCATTTCACTTGGTAATGAAAATGGTAATTCGATACCGAATGAATTTCTTAACTCTAAAAAAATGAACTACAGCGTAATTAATGATTACGGTGGTGTAGATTCATATGAGTCGAATATATAA
- a CDS encoding fimbria/pilus outer membrane usher protein codes for MKIKLIFALVSLSLGMSSFSFAIEQIQNEKKYSYNEGFLVGNAKSISIDKISEDQISPGDWSVDIYLNNEFIYNKNILFYENDKGRVIPCLTLNEINSFNIKPEFLSLVKSNGQCEDLSALSNDVKINLKQDVLRLDILIPQAMMEEYARGYVPINSLNEGVPALFMNYNVNAYSSRSHGENEHSAYGNINAGLNLGLYRVRHQSNIQYNQNDKFHHESIRTYIQRAFPQIESELTVGQSFTSGSLFDSFSYTGAELATDNRMRPQSLQGFAPTVRGIANSNARVKIIQNGYTIYETNVSPGEFVINDLYATGYGGDLTVEVTEANGSISTYIVPFATVPGLLRPGQVDYSIVSGELRGPNTSSNVFVQSTVQYGLNNILTPFVGMQYTNKYQSGMLGLAVNTQIGAFSFDMASSKSQLNNNETYKGTRARMTWNKDIQSTSTNIALAGYRYESQNYLSLYEADTYRDSYLYNGESINPRKAQYVLTVNQSLAYYGSIYVSGALQTWRDNLPDSKQLQAGYMNNFKGIGYSLTYMKLYRNGEQGSDNNYMLSVTIPFSLWYPEQNTVLSSSVTRSDSSDRWSNNTSVSSSFGEDNSISWNATASDVGHSNSNFSTSIQKELSSASVNAGYSQGRDYSSLSAGANGAFVIYEGGAIPSRYLGDTFAIVEAEGGEGASISSWSNIVLNKHGQAVVPSLMPYQYNTLYLDSQNMSSDVEIDNNMAKVAPYAGTAVLVKFNTQKGINISYRILLQDKSAIPFGSDVYDSSNNKIGLVGQGGLVHFISQSDSGTIFIKWGDKENQRCKLDYSISNKNTVSDSICYFY; via the coding sequence ATGAAAATTAAATTAATATTTGCACTTGTATCCTTGAGTTTAGGAATGAGTAGTTTTTCTTTTGCTATTGAACAAATTCAGAATGAAAAAAAATACTCATATAATGAAGGCTTTTTAGTTGGTAATGCAAAGTCTATTTCTATTGACAAAATTTCAGAAGATCAAATTTCTCCTGGAGATTGGTCGGTTGATATTTATCTAAATAATGAATTTATTTATAACAAAAATATTTTATTTTATGAGAATGATAAAGGTCGAGTTATTCCTTGCTTAACTCTAAATGAGATCAATAGCTTTAATATAAAGCCGGAATTTTTGTCGTTAGTGAAATCAAATGGTCAATGTGAAGATCTTTCCGCGCTTTCAAACGATGTAAAAATTAATTTGAAACAAGATGTTTTACGGTTGGATATATTGATTCCTCAAGCAATGATGGAAGAATATGCTCGTGGCTATGTACCCATTAACTCTCTCAATGAAGGAGTCCCTGCACTATTTATGAACTATAACGTCAATGCTTATAGTAGTCGTAGTCATGGTGAGAATGAGCATTCTGCCTATGGAAATATTAATGCAGGACTAAATTTAGGATTATATCGAGTCCGTCATCAATCAAATATTCAATACAACCAAAATGATAAATTTCATCATGAAAGTATTAGAACTTATATTCAACGCGCATTCCCTCAAATTGAGAGTGAATTAACCGTAGGGCAATCATTTACTAGTGGTAGTCTTTTTGACAGTTTTTCCTATACAGGTGCAGAGTTAGCTACCGATAATCGCATGCGACCACAATCTTTACAAGGATTTGCCCCAACAGTTAGAGGAATTGCCAATAGTAATGCGCGAGTAAAAATTATTCAAAATGGTTATACGATCTATGAAACGAACGTATCGCCAGGCGAGTTTGTGATTAATGACCTTTATGCCACGGGTTATGGTGGTGATTTAACCGTAGAAGTAACCGAGGCAAATGGTAGTATCTCAACATATATTGTTCCATTTGCCACAGTTCCTGGTTTATTGAGACCTGGACAGGTTGATTACAGTATTGTGAGTGGTGAATTGCGAGGGCCAAACACATCTTCAAATGTATTTGTGCAATCAACCGTGCAATACGGTTTAAATAATATTTTAACTCCATTTGTAGGTATGCAATACACCAATAAATATCAATCAGGAATGCTAGGTTTAGCGGTTAATACTCAAATTGGTGCTTTTAGTTTTGATATGGCTAGCTCAAAGTCTCAATTAAATAACAATGAAACATATAAAGGCACACGAGCTAGGATGACTTGGAATAAAGATATCCAATCTACAAGCACTAACATTGCGTTAGCAGGCTACCGTTATGAATCACAAAATTATTTAAGTTTATATGAGGCAGATACATATCGTGATAGCTATTTATATAACGGTGAATCAATTAACCCAAGGAAAGCTCAATATGTTTTAACCGTCAATCAGAGTCTGGCTTATTACGGTTCCATATATGTGAGTGGGGCACTACAAACTTGGCGTGATAACTTACCAGATAGTAAGCAATTACAAGCTGGCTACATGAATAATTTTAAAGGTATCGGCTATAGTCTTACTTATATGAAATTATATCGTAATGGTGAGCAAGGTAGTGATAACAACTACATGTTGAGTGTCACAATACCGTTTTCTCTTTGGTATCCTGAACAAAATACGGTTTTAAGTAGCTCTGTGACACGTTCTGATTCTAGTGATCGTTGGTCAAATAATACCAGTGTGAGTAGTTCTTTTGGTGAGGACAATTCTATTTCATGGAATGCGACAGCAAGTGATGTTGGTCATTCAAATAGTAATTTTTCAACGAGTATTCAAAAAGAGTTGTCATCAGCTTCGGTGAATGCTGGGTATTCGCAAGGGCGTGATTATAGTTCACTCTCGGCAGGTGCAAATGGCGCATTTGTTATTTACGAGGGGGGGGCTATCCCTTCACGTTATTTAGGTGATACGTTTGCGATTGTTGAGGCAGAAGGTGGTGAAGGTGCATCTATATCTTCATGGAGTAATATTGTTTTGAATAAGCATGGGCAAGCTGTTGTTCCATCGCTAATGCCATACCAATATAATACTTTATACCTTGATTCTCAAAATATGAGCTCAGATGTTGAGATTGATAATAATATGGCAAAAGTTGCGCCTTACGCTGGAACTGCTGTATTAGTTAAATTTAATACCCAAAAAGGCATTAATATTTCTTATCGAATTTTATTACAAGATAAATCAGCTATACCATTTGGCTCTGATGTCTATGATAGTTCCAATAATAAAATTGGTTTAGTTGGTCAGGGTGGGTTAGTTCATTTTATTTCTCAATCTGATAGTGGCACTATTTTTATTAAATGGGGCGATAAAGAAAACCAACGTTGTAAATTAGATTACAGCATTTCTAATAAAAATACTGTCTCTGATTCTATTTGTTATTTTTATTGA
- a CDS encoding fimbrial protein encodes MLINEKVKLIMCASLMFTSFLANAICSIVTPLNTGGFIQIGTSNPITISGLQFQPAGTQLSQDYISGAQMAEVYGITAETVIFRCALSDASQIFEGYYVFRAYDEHLTPAQTIGGIPYWAMWITGANNTPISGVNFEFFLGNGVSAGTAFNNQPNRTKRIGYDIDPKNSNYILIKGKHFSGVTNRQVRSNVAVTASGFNPVIPPYVRGFVYFKGPGINEQIAGNLGFGAPEVFSFFTVGLRGTSTTAVNSCYIEKNDTNVQLGSHSANALPSTPVNFSVTVKCDAGSTGIYYGFAPGIENISKNVTDVLLLDSNMGSTAKGVAIEILNSNNTKIPLLNLAATGGVISNTNNWQSLSIPSSGAASSVNVAFSARIVRYGSEAVVPGIVRSKATFMLNKH; translated from the coding sequence ATGTTGATTAATGAAAAAGTGAAATTAATTATGTGTGCAAGCCTAATGTTTACATCTTTCTTGGCTAATGCAATTTGCAGTATAGTAACACCTTTAAATACAGGTGGATTTATTCAAATAGGAACGTCAAACCCAATTACGATTTCTGGATTGCAGTTTCAACCAGCAGGAACGCAATTAAGTCAGGACTATATTTCTGGCGCACAAATGGCAGAAGTATATGGAATCACCGCAGAGACGGTAATATTTCGCTGTGCATTATCAGATGCATCTCAAATTTTTGAAGGTTATTATGTCTTTAGAGCATATGATGAACATTTAACGCCTGCTCAAACCATAGGTGGGATACCGTACTGGGCAATGTGGATTACTGGTGCCAATAACACCCCTATTTCAGGTGTTAACTTTGAATTTTTTTTAGGGAATGGAGTTAGTGCAGGCACTGCATTTAACAATCAGCCGAATAGGACAAAAAGAATTGGGTACGATATTGATCCAAAAAACTCAAATTATATTTTGATAAAAGGGAAGCATTTTTCTGGAGTGACTAACAGACAGGTTCGTTCTAATGTAGCTGTAACGGCCAGCGGTTTTAATCCGGTAATTCCCCCGTATGTAAGAGGGTTTGTTTATTTTAAAGGTCCTGGCATTAACGAGCAAATAGCAGGGAATCTTGGATTTGGTGCCCCTGAAGTATTTTCATTCTTCACAGTAGGATTGCGCGGGACGAGTACAACCGCAGTAAATTCATGCTACATAGAAAAAAATGATACAAATGTACAACTGGGCTCTCATTCTGCTAACGCTTTACCGTCAACGCCAGTTAATTTTTCTGTTACGGTAAAATGCGATGCTGGTTCAACAGGTATATATTATGGTTTTGCACCTGGAATAGAGAATATAAGCAAAAACGTAACGGATGTATTGCTACTTGACTCTAATATGGGGTCTACAGCAAAAGGGGTTGCTATTGAAATTCTTAATTCAAATAACACTAAAATACCACTTTTGAATCTCGCGGCTACAGGAGGTGTTATTTCAAATACAAATAACTGGCAATCATTATCAATACCATCATCAGGAGCAGCGTCCTCAGTCAATGTTGCATTTTCTGCTCGAATTGTTCGATATGGCAGCGAAGCTGTTGTGCCTGGTATTGTACGTAGTAAAGCAACCTTTATGCTAAACAAACACTAA